The nucleotide window TAAGTCAGATGGTACACAGGGTGTGGAAAGATTTATGATTTTCCCAGTAACCCCTGGCATAcctgcaatcttttttttttcttgccttaCAGCACCATCTGTCTTATAGAGCATTCAAGTTGTAGAGATGCAATAAAAGGCTTCTAGAAAACCGATTCAGGGGTGATCAAAAGGAAATAAATTGACCCAAAATGCTGCGGTCCATCTACCAGATCTGATCCAGGATGATGATTTTGTTAAGGAACGGGTCAAAGGCAACCGGCTTTGGTGGCCCCTGTAGGTCAGATCTTCATTCCCATATGTAAAGTTGGCCAATAGCGAACAGGTCTTCACGACTTTGACTGACTTTATTGGAAATCTTGTGTATGCATTGTGGTCAACACCTCTCATTGGAGGAAGCAAGGGTTGGATTTTACCCCGTTCGGCCCTTTGGATTCCCCCTATTGAAATAATAAGATGAAAAGCAATGTTTGTGGGGAACGCCGCATGGATTGTTTACCAAATGATTGTCTGTAATCGAATGTCTATGTCCTTATAGGAAAGAAAGTGACAATCACTAAGAGCATTTCAAAATGGCACCCGTTGGTTTTCATCTCGGATGCCCTCTGCAGTTGATGGGGTAATTCgatctcagacatttatagcatatgccaaaaatgtctgatatggGCAGTGTACAGCATGCTCGTCTGTGTCCGGAATTCCCAAAGAAGTGAATGGAGAGGGCCGAGGACATGTGTTCTGCATTCACTCTCTGCCTGGTTGAGGTGGCCAGCGGCTGCCTCACCATGTTGGACCAAACAcatactgtggatatgccagaaatATCGGCGATGGTAAAACCTTTATAAGACTCCGTTCACACTAATATCTTGATTTCTGTTCAAAATTAAGCTATGGTGGATCCATTTCCAAATGGATCCTAACAGATCCCACAGACTTATAACGGTCAGCTTTCCAGTATTTTTGAATGGCAAGAACAAACtacactattcttgctgtcaaaaagcAAGGGGAACCTTGCTGGGAGGGTGAAGATgtcaatgtgaacagaacctaagaaACTATAGAGTTGATAACTTTGAGGCTTCACAATCTGCATCTACTAGTGGTGGAGATCATGAAGTATGAAAAGCAAGTCCAGCGAGAATAACAATCCTTGGTGTTGACAGAAGTCTGGGCAAACCCAGCCGAAGATGCAAATGTCACAGTAGACCTACTATATATTATTTCTTCTGACCTGGCTAGCTACTGTCTTATCAAATGTGGTTTGTACCATAGGGAGAGGTGAGATCCGGGTCTATTCAAGAACCTGTGATAGACTGTTAGAGTccctttacaccggccaatttgggACGTAAAAAcgagcgctcgttttctccttttacaaggagttgggtatggggacgagcgctcagtaCCACGATCTGGtacctcgtccccatacatttctatcatgttggcagcacgtctccgtttacacagggagatgtgctgccgagaacGATGATAGTGTGCGGTTTCTCGTTCATCGTCTGATCGTTGCCGTTTGggtaatgatcgggaatgagcgatcacgtgaatgctcatttgcccgtgtaaaagggcctttagagacATGTCTATGaacaagtttgtcaaatgtttacagcagcagaattgtgagtgcagctccggatgaTATAACCAATGATTGGTAGAAGTAATGTGATGTACAGTATTGACAAAGTGACAACGTTTTATGTTGGTTCTTTCTAAACTGTATAAAGGTAAAACTTCCATTTTAAGGCGAGGTCTACATGGGGAACGTTGTGGCTCCGTTCATTCCAGTAACATTCTAAGCTGTCAATGAAGCCTGATCAATATAAGGCATTTTGGGTCAACCGTCCATCGAGCCCTATCTGGAGAAACGAATCCAGAGCAGACAAATAACCAACTCCACTGGTTGCAAATAGGTTTGAATTTGGTTTTTAACCTTTTACATACCAGGAAATGTCCTATTACTCATCATACGAAGAGGAGAAGGCCCATCTTGGGATTAATGCTCTTTATGGCTGTTAATATTTCCAGAGTAGCTTGACCCTATTGGAAATTCTCCCTTTAAATCCGGACTGGACGAGAGCGCCTTCTGTAAAAGTCTTGCCGGAATGAATACTTGGGATGTGAACGGGAGATATGTGATAAGATGTTAATAAGGAATATTAAGATCTACAATTTGCTTGATTGACGTTGCTTGCTCCACACACTGCCGGGCAACTTGACGTGTATTTACAtgcctttattaaaaaaaaaaaaagactaccgTTGCATTGATAAAAGGAAAAACAAGACCGGCTCGTACTTAAACTGCCAAGAAACATCGTTTTCCATCCGCATGCATCTATTTACATATCTATAAACACCATAAAACACCACCCCAGTCCACCGACAAGCAGCATGGTTACGTGAATCCCATAAATAAGCAGTTCGTTCATGAGGCTAAAGTCGACCCGCCTCCGCCCTAGCAGCAGCAGGATGATGGACAGTTTGTATTGGAGGCGCAGGAATACTCGGATGCCCAGATACTGAAGGCAAAACAGGATAGAGAGTGCCACCCAGAGGATGGAAGTAAAAAGGCTGCAGCTGAAGTACAGCAGGAAGCGGATAAACCCATACATCCATCTGGACTTTAAGTAGATGTCAAAGTTGTTGTACTTGGTGCGCACCAAATGTGTAGTCCGTACCGGTCCGCAGGCAGAATGCAAGCAGGTGGTATGAGGGCCGTGGAATGACCGAACGCGACGGGGAATGGGGATTACAGGCATTGGGGACTCCACCTCTTGTAGAGTCTcatgggaggttgtggccgggTCATATCCTCAGGTTGGAAGATTGGAATGAATCCAGAAGGAATACCGGGTGGAAGGCCAGGGATCCAGACTTGTATATACCTGCAAACAAAACAAGCAGTGTCAATGACTGCAGGCATCCTTAGTGaagtatatagatacatatatatacagtaaaaggGACGACCCCTGTCCATAAGGTTTATTCTAGTTTCAGCATCTGCATTCAACACCCAGACCCCGTGTGGGTAAACTTCGATCGCCATAGAACAAAAGGGGTTTCGGGTGCTGGGtccataatacagaatgtaaaatAACAGCTGATTTTGAGAGTCCTTAGGGACCTGCTTTGTGACTAGAGGTGGTCCTATAGTCCGTTACAGGAACTTTACATAAAGTTTGTGTCGGCAAGAGCATTTCAAACCAGAGTTTACTTTGCTGTAAGGACCCAAAAGCAACAAAGGCATTTAGATAATGCACACATTATAAAATATCTTGTTTGCTAACTGGTCGACAAAAGTTGACTCAAAAGTACAGCttttctttaaagggtaactagattatttaaaaaaacttttgacgtgtcagaagttttgatcggtgggggtccgagcactgagacccccactgattgctaaaacgaggtgttctgcttagtttctgattggctttccttgtAAAGCTGAGCGAGTGGTGTACGAAttcatagactttccattgagcctgtacaccacgccgaggaaagccgatcagaaatgaagcagcacagcgctcacctgagcacttatgcagctttgttttagcgatcggtgggggtctcagcactcgAATCcccgccgatcaaaacttctgacatgtcaaaagtttttgaaagtttagttgcaCTTTAAAGTTTTGGCTCCACTTTTGGCTGGGGCTACACGGTGGCTAAAAACTGCTCATGGATCTCCATATCAATGCAAAAAAGTTGCAAGAGACCATGGGACTAATGCAAAATTTTCCTCACGTGTAGCCCACCGTGCTGGTTCTCTCTGTCATGCGGAAACCTGGCATCAAGTCTGTATTAAgagccagagctgcattcacaattctttaTGGTTGTCCTTAAATGGTTAGATCCTTAGAAGCTACTCCTCTGATGCAGTGGGACAGTACATTTCCCTACATCAGATTATTGTTCCTGGTATAAGGATTGCATTTCCAGAATACAAAACGCCAGAACAAATTCACCAGATGGGAATGTTGGTTGAttacagctctgaagcctgcagaattgtgaatgcagctctggactaaaaTATAGGATGAGCAAAAGAGAAGTTTGCAAAGTTAACCAACTTTTTATGTACATTAACTCTATATGTGACCAGTAAAATAGTGACCGATATTAATAGATTTTCACATCTTTACATAAATTTGTAGTCTGTCTTTGGGCTAGATCTTCCGCCTAAAACGATAAGTCTTGTTCGTGGCCTGTTACACTAGTGCAGCAAGGGTTATTGCCTTGGCTCTGACCTATTCTCTAGACCGGGCTGGACAATTATGGTGCCGGAAACATTCAGTCATTGAGTTCTATGGGTAGGAGAAGTCTGGTGCACAGCGAACATCCAAAGTCTTCTGTATGATGACCCCACAATCCGTCCAATGTCTTCCTGGAAGGGGGCGTTTCTAGCTCAATGGTCGTCTGCCTGGAAAACCGTGAGGAGGTGACAACACGGGACTATAGTCTGGAGAGGAAAATCGCACAACTTCACTTCAGCCTGCCACAGAAATAATCTCATTAATACAGGGATGAGCTGGCAGCGGGCACTGCCATGTCCATTACTGGCTGCACTGTGAAACAATCTGTTCTCTAAGTGCATTTATTTTTACAATCAATCTCATTATGTATTAATATCACAGTGAGGCGGAAAACGAGGATTTCCACCACTTGTAAATTTCAGGAATCCAGTATGGCGGCCAGTGCAGGTTTTATGGGGTGGCAAACTAGGCAATTGCTTAGGGGGTCCCAGGAATAACCGGAGTGTGGCGTAGAAAACACTGGTAGTCCGGTAGAGTATATAGctttatatagtagtattatttaggcTTTGTATGGCAGTATCATGTTGGCATTGTATGTCGATATCCAGGTAAAAAGTGCATATGTATCCATGTTTTATTATAGTGATCTTTCTTGATCTAGCTTAGGAAGTTATGAGAAAAACTGTAAGTACAGTGTGTATGGGGCCCTACTTTGCTCGTTACCCAGGGCCCCATTTTATATAAAACCATCCCGTATCCCTGCATTCACATAATTGTATTTGTGACCTATTTTAAGCCCAAATTAGACAATTTCCTTTAATATCCAATCCTTTCCAGTcatttgtgccagttactgcacccTTTATTACTGGTTTagttactaggacggcaccgtgtggccCTTCAACCACAATATTCTGGATATCCTTTTCTATTTTTTGTTACCCTTTATTACTGCTCtgttcatcctgatcctcctggttcatcTGGATAAAACCTAACATTGAAGATCTCTATGATAATCACACTCTGGAACGCTGGGTAACAAACCTTGTAGGGTATCGAAAGACTTTGCACAAGGGCAAAGCTGAAGAACAAGGATTTTCCATGTCATTTTAGAAGGATATATGTCAGCTGTGCGGACCTCATGGAGGAATAGTACAGATAATCACAGCGGTACTTGGTCCCCGTGACGGCAGCCTGTCCTCAATTACACCTTGCTGGGTAAAATCATCATGAATTAGgatttccgctgctgctgcttctgGTTTTCTACTTGTGCTGTGTAATCTTCCAACCAAAGGTCTAGGACACGATTCTGTAAAGAGACCACGATCTCCGTAGAGTTGAAAATAAATATTATCTGAAGCAGAAGTGTCGCTGTCCCAATTTGGCTGTTTTTGGATTGCTTCACCCAAACCAAGGGAATATTCTGTTTGGCCACTTGGACTGTAAGCTCCAGCAGTTTCAGCTCATGGTCTATATCTGGGGTGTAATTTTTGGTCTTAGGCCCACCTTGTCCCTTCCTACCTCTAATTACTTATTCGGTATATGGACATCAAAGAGGTCCTACACTTGGGTCTCCCCTCTTTGAGCCAGAAGAGCAAGAGCTCTGATTCGGCAGACCTGAGCCATAAATGCATTACATGGAGGCCATTCCTTTGACCGGCCGCCACGTAACGATACATTTCCTCTGGTGCGCCGCTGTTTTTCAGGAGTGCCGCACCTGCGGCGATATAGTGATTGCCGGGTCAACTTCCATACGGAAGGGGTTGTCTCACTTTTTATAGAAGGGGGGGGTCCCATATTCTGCACCCTCATCTGCCAGCAGCTATAAAGAACGTCTCCGGCTGTGAAGGACAAAGCACATCCGGGCATTAGATGGACCGCTAATTAATTTCAATGAGAATGATGTAAAATTCTATTTCTCGTGTGAGACGAAAATGTATCCTTGCTGATGAAGAAACGCTTGAGGGATCCAACATGACGAACTTCTCATTTTTGGCCGTTCGTATTAGATGTGCCACAAGGAGCCAACATGAGCGTACTAAAGGGAAGAGCGAAGGTCTGATCCAGCGATAAGCCACAGGCGGGAAAACCGTGTCAATCGGTCAGAGATGAGACGCTACGGACAGATAGAAGTCTTACTGACAGGTGTCACTGAGACGTCTGCCTGTATATAGCCGCTCTATCCTCCAGCATTGTAAGGGTTCCTCCACACATGACCGCTCTACACCCAACTCTAGACATCTGTCAGGTTACCCCCAAAGCCTGAGTACCCCGACTAGAAGAGCACTCATGTTATGTTATCAGTCGCCCCCCCCTTAACTGCCACTGGACTTTACATACtatcatacagcgccccctgcaggttGCTACGCTCTAAATCCATGGAACTGAACCtctcatacagcgccccctgcaggtgaCCCCACTCTACAGCTTCAGGTGTTCCATGTTTCACACTCCcgtgtcacacagcgccccctgcaggtgaCACCTACTCTACAACCCGAGGCTGGATCCTCTACACTCCCGTCATATAGTGCCCTCTGCAGGTGACCCCGCAGTCTACACTCTAGTCCTTACGGAAAATCCTCAGCCGGTGAGCCCTAATTACACAGCGCCCCCAGCAGGCGGTCCTCTCATGCATTTATTCACTTACAGCGGGTGTCCGCACCGCTCCCAGTCAGCCGGAACCACCCCGCCGCCTCCATCCTCCACACTTCAGGCTCCGGCAGCCGGTATCACGCCCCCCTGCATGAGCCAGACAACCCACCACCACGCTCACTTCCTGCTTCCGGGTAACAAATATCGCGTGAGTTAGAGACCGGGTACCGtttccctggttactagggaagAGATCCCGTTACTATGGCAACCTAGGCAGAAGCATTGGTCATATGTCTGCTGGAGCCCAGTGTCGTGTCTGCATTGTGTGGCTTATAGGGAAATAATTTTCTTGGGGTTTCATGGAgtaaacattcctcagacaaaacGTCCGTGTTACCCACACCGCCCAacgttcaagtatcacaaaggggGACAGtcgaagccacgcctctaatctcacccaatccccgcccatacacacccggatcagcccacacagtataatgccaaatagctgccaccacaccgtataatgccctcattgctgcccccatacagtatacgtcccccatagctgccaccaaacagtataatgccctcattgctgcccccatacagtataatacccacacagattctcccatgcagtatactgccccaatacagtataaagctcacatagatgcacccatgcagcataataccccatagctgccccatacagcataattcccccatagctgccccatacagtataatgctcactcagatgccccatactgtataatgcccccaaagctgcccctatacagcataatgcccagatagctactccatacagtataatgccccctagctgcccttctaTAGtatgccaccttagctgcccctagtggcagtgcccttgtagatagtaccagtgtcccctgtagatagtccccctatatagtgccacagtgtccatgtagatagtgccatgcaccaCTTGAAGATGGCGCCACCccgccgtgtagatagcgccattgggactccctctaggagcggaatccccagccagagcataggccggggattccgctcctagacggaaGCCCTGATTACActctctatatatggacagtgacgtcagtggctacttctTGAGCAGAATCCCTGATGCcgactctggtcggggattcggctccaggaggagcccttgatgtcaatgtccatatatggacagtgaccgcaGGTGTttcttctagg belongs to Rhinoderma darwinii isolate aRhiDar2 chromosome 8, aRhiDar2.hap1, whole genome shotgun sequence and includes:
- the TMEM250 gene encoding transmembrane protein 250, whose protein sequence is MPVIPIPRRVRSFHGPHTTCLHSACGPVRTTHLVRTKYNNFDIYLKSRWMYGFIRFLLYFSCSLFTSILWVALSILFCLQYLGIRVFLRLQYKLSIILLLLGRRRVDFSLMNELLIYGIHVTMLLVGGLGWCFMVFIDM